The nucleotide sequence CAGCCAGAAAATAGGCTGCGCAAGGAACCACAAAATCCCGTAATCAACTGTCAACTCAAGACCTGGGGATAGGGTCTTCAGGTGGCCTTGTAGCTTCGGGCCGGCATACAAAATTGCACTGGTTTCACCCTGAGCGCCGGCAGCAACCTGAATGGCCGGGCCGGTAAAGCCGACAATGTAGTTGCCTTGACTGTCTTTTCGGGTCTGAACTTGGTTAGTGCTGTCTTTGCTTGGAATCCAGGCAGTGACGAAGTAATGCTGTAGCCAGGCAACCCAGCCTCCTTGAACAGTTTCTTTGAAGGCTTGTTTATCGATGTCTTTCATCGACACTTTTTTATACGGCTCTTCGCTTGTCCACAGCGCACCACCGAGGTAGGTCGCCGTGCCAGTCGCCGTGGTGGAGGACGGATCGCCGCTGCCATCACGCTTGAGCTGGGCAAACATGTTGCCGGTCCAGGTTGCAGTGCTCTGGTTATCGATCAGGTAGCTGACCGTTAACTGGTAGGACGACGGATCCACGCAACCCGGTTTCTTCTGCTGCTGCTCTTTAGCTGAACACTCAGCATTGAGGCCACGTTTGAAGGTGAAGCGCTTGATGTAGTTGATGCCGTCTTCGCTGAGTGTGAGGTCAACTTGAAGTTGATCTTGGCCGTCAGCTAATTCATAGCGCTGTTGCGCACTGCTCCACAGGGCACGACCGCTTGATTTGTCCGGTGCATTGACGCCGATCAAACCACTCTGTGCCAAATAGGTGCGTTCACCGCCATTGTCGAACAGCTGGAACGGCACGTCAGGACGATCCTGTCGGCGTGGGTACTGCGGCAAGCGCAGTTGCACGACGTCACCACCACGCGGGTCAATTGCCAATTCGAGTACATCAGTTTTGACCCGAATCAACTCATCACTGGCTGCTACCGGGGCGGCACTGATGGCGCTCGGTTCAACAGCAGATGTGGCGCTCGGGATATCGTCGTTACTCGCTGGGGAAGCGGTCGTAGCAGTGG is from Pseudomonas sp. TMP9 and encodes:
- the yidC gene encoding membrane protein insertase YidC; protein product: MDIQRSILIVALAIVSYMMVLQWNQDYGQAALPTEIAATSSTVPGLPDTTATTASPASNDDIPSATSAVEPSAISAAPVAASDELIRVKTDVLELAIDPRGGDVVQLRLPQYPRRQDRPDVPFQLFDNGGERTYLAQSGLIGVNAPDKSSGRALWSSAQQRYELADGQDQLQVDLTLSEDGINYIKRFTFKRGLNAECSAKEQQQKKPGCVDPSSYQLTVSYLIDNQSTATWTGNMFAQLKRDGSGDPSSTTATGTATYLGGALWTSEEPYKKVSMKDIDKQAFKETVQGGWVAWLQHYFVTAWIPSKDSTNQVQTRKDSQGNYIVGFTGPAIQVAAGAQGETSAILYAGPKLQGHLKTLSPGLELTVDYGILWFLAQPIFWLLEHIHSLLGNWGWSIIMLTVIIKLIFFPLSAASYKSMARMRAVAPKLAALKEQFGEDRQKMSQAMMELYKKEKINPLGGCLPILVQMPVFLALYWTLLESVEMRQAPWLLWITDLAIKDPYFILPIIMGATMFIQQQLNPTPPDPMQAKVLKMMPIIFTFFFLWFPAGLVLYWVVNNVLSIAQQWYITRKIEAAARAADA